The nucleotide window CAGCGACGCCGGCAGCAGCCGCCGCCACGGGTAGGCCAGCGCACCGGCGGCGACCAGCACCGGGATGCGGCCGGCGGGCAGCAGCCGGCCGACGACGACGATCTGCCAGCCGTGCCGGCGGAACTGCTCGCGCACCTCGTCGATGCGGTCGGCGTGCTGCCCGCGGGACACCCAGCGCACCGCCGAGGGGCCGCCGAACCGGCAGACGGTGAACGTGACGACGTCCCCGACGAAGGCGCCCAGGGTCGACAGCAGCACGACCACCGGCAGCGAGAGCTGCCCGCCGCTGACGGCCACCGCGGCGGCCGCGCCGACGACGGCGCCGGTGGGCACGACCGGGACGACCGAGCCCAGCAGCACCCCGCCGAAGACCAGCGGGTAGCCCAGCGAGCTGCCGTCGGTCCAGCTGACGGCCAGGACGTCGACCGTCACGACCCGCCCTCGACCGGCGCGGGCAGCACGACGGGGGAGCCGGGCGCGGTGAGCGCGACCTGGGTGGGGGCACCGCCGGCGGCGGCGAGGGCCGCGACGTCGGTGGCGAAGCGGCGCGGCGGGTCGACGAGCAGGTCGCGCATCCGCGTCCGCCATGGGCTGGGCAGCGAGCACAGCCCGGCGATCGCGTACGTGCCCCAGTGCACCGGGACGGCGACCTGCGGGCGCAGCTGCTGCACCGCCGCGGCGGCCCCGGCCGGGTCGAGGTGGCCGGGGCCGAGGGAGGGGCCCCAGCCCCACACCGGCACCAGCGCCACGTCGATGCCGTCGTCGCCCAGGTCGGTCATCCCGGGGAAGGCGTCGGTGTCGCCGGCGGCGTAGACGGTGACGCCGTCGCCGCGCAGCAGGTGGCCGACGGCCGGGGCGTGCGGGCCGTGGGTGAGCCGCGGCCCCCAGCGGTGCGCGGCGTGGTCGGCGTGGGTGGCGGTGACGGTGAGGCTGCCGTCGGTGAGGCTCTCGCCCGGGCCCAGCTCCTGCACGGCGGTGAACCCGTGCCGGGTCAGCCACCGCCCGGCCCCGCGCGGGACGACGATCGGCGTGCTGCGGCCGAGCAGCCGCAGCGAGGGCAGGTGCAGGTGGTCGTTGTGCAGGTGCGAGATCAGCACCAGGTCCACGCCGGCCCAGCTGGTCGCCGGCAGCGGGGCCACCATCCGGCGCAGCGGGCCCAGGGTCGGGGTGAGCAGCGGGTCGGTGAGGACGGTGCGGCCGGCGAGCTCGGCCCGGACGGTCGAGTGGCCGAGGAAGTGCAGCGACGGCGTGCTCACCGGCCCAGTATCGGTGGTGCCCACCGCCGGGTGGTCACGC belongs to Modestobacter sp. L9-4 and includes:
- a CDS encoding DedA family protein; translation: MTVDVLAVSWTDGSSLGYPLVFGGVLLGSVVPVVPTGAVVGAAAAVAVSGGQLSLPVVVLLSTLGAFVGDVVTFTVCRFGGPSAVRWVSRGQHADRIDEVREQFRRHGWQIVVVGRLLPAGRIPVLVAAGALAYPWRRLLPASLAAALLWAVAYALLGVVSGGVFDSPLVATLIATVLVLLVGVVLNLVAARRRRHRHPDSSSTGSRTT
- a CDS encoding MBL fold metallo-hydrolase; its protein translation is MSTPSLHFLGHSTVRAELAGRTVLTDPLLTPTLGPLRRMVAPLPATSWAGVDLVLISHLHNDHLHLPSLRLLGRSTPIVVPRGAGRWLTRHGFTAVQELGPGESLTDGSLTVTATHADHAAHRWGPRLTHGPHAPAVGHLLRGDGVTVYAAGDTDAFPGMTDLGDDGIDVALVPVWGWGPSLGPGHLDPAGAAAAVQQLRPQVAVPVHWGTYAIAGLCSLPSPWRTRMRDLLVDPPRRFATDVAALAAAGGAPTQVALTAPGSPVVLPAPVEGGS